One Mesorhizobium loti genomic window carries:
- a CDS encoding glycolate oxidase, iron-sulfur subunit: MQTSFSLAQLADPHVAESEKILRKCVHCGFCTATCPTYVTLGNELDSPRGRIYLIKDMLENGRPADKEIVTHIDRCLSCLACMTTCPSGVNYMHLVDHARAHIQETYKRPLVDRLTRAMLAFVLPYPQRFRAALKLAKLGKPFIGLLEKVPALKPLGAMLKLAPGSIPTASPMASPGVHPGQGTKKGRVAILTGCAQSVLDPAINDTTISLLTRLGVEVVVPPGEGCCGALVHHMGREEAALASARQNVDAWTRAIEEGGLDAIIITASGCGTTIKDYGFMLRLDPAYADKAARVSALAKDITEYLASLDLPEPVRKPGTVVAYHSACSMQHGQKIIRQPKELLAKAGFIVREPREGHLCCGSAGTYNILQSEISAKLRDRKVKNIEATGAEIVATGNIGCITQIASAAKLPVVHTIKLLDWAYGGEPPKLL, from the coding sequence ATGCAAACCAGTTTTTCCCTTGCCCAGCTCGCCGATCCGCATGTCGCGGAATCGGAGAAGATCCTGCGCAAATGCGTGCATTGCGGCTTCTGCACCGCCACTTGCCCGACCTATGTGACGCTCGGCAACGAACTCGATTCGCCGCGCGGGCGCATCTATCTGATCAAGGACATGCTGGAAAACGGCCGTCCGGCCGACAAGGAAATCGTCACCCATATCGACCGCTGCCTGTCGTGCCTGGCCTGCATGACCACGTGCCCCTCGGGCGTCAACTACATGCATCTGGTCGATCATGCCCGCGCCCATATCCAGGAGACCTACAAGCGTCCGCTGGTTGACCGGCTGACCCGTGCCATGCTGGCCTTCGTGCTGCCCTATCCCCAGCGCTTTCGCGCCGCGCTCAAACTGGCGAAGCTGGGAAAGCCGTTCATCGGCTTGCTCGAAAAGGTCCCGGCATTGAAGCCTCTCGGTGCGATGCTCAAGCTCGCGCCGGGGTCGATCCCCACAGCTTCACCGATGGCCTCCCCGGGCGTCCATCCCGGGCAGGGGACGAAAAAGGGCCGCGTCGCCATTCTCACCGGTTGCGCGCAATCCGTGCTTGATCCCGCCATCAATGACACGACGATTTCGCTGCTGACGCGGCTCGGCGTCGAGGTCGTGGTGCCGCCGGGCGAGGGCTGCTGCGGCGCGCTGGTTCACCATATGGGGCGCGAGGAGGCCGCGCTTGCCTCGGCCAGGCAGAATGTCGATGCCTGGACGCGCGCCATCGAGGAAGGCGGGCTCGATGCCATCATCATCACCGCCTCGGGCTGTGGCACGACAATCAAGGATTATGGCTTCATGCTGCGGCTTGATCCGGCCTATGCCGACAAGGCCGCGCGCGTCTCGGCGCTGGCCAAGGACATCACCGAATATCTGGCGAGCCTCGACCTGCCGGAGCCGGTGCGCAAACCGGGCACGGTCGTCGCCTATCACTCGGCCTGCTCGATGCAGCACGGCCAGAAGATCATCCGCCAACCAAAGGAACTGTTGGCCAAGGCGGGTTTCATCGTGCGCGAGCCGCGCGAGGGTCATTTGTGCTGCGGCTCGGCCGGCACCTACAACATCCTGCAATCCGAGATTTCGGCAAAACTGCGCGATCGCAAGGTGAAAAACATCGAGGCGACAGGTGCGGAAATCGTCGCCACCGGCAACATCGGCTGCATCACGCAGATCGCGTCGGCCGCGAAGCTGCCCGTGGTGCACACGATCAAGCTGCTGGACTGGGCCTATGGCGGAGAGCCGCCAAAATTGCTTTGA
- a CDS encoding ErfK/YbiS/YcfS/YnhG family protein, with protein sequence MFSVLGAAAVFAGVTPAVAGDRYADRPPVMVSPDLSAPWVLQLGNAPGIVRQNRQQPRLRYAQPAQPDRVQTAAVQAPAKRMVMRPQINPIYLPQEVAYDGPQKPGTIVIDTTQNFLFLVEKNGKARRYGVGTGKPGFEWSGTHKITNKREWPDWRPPAQMIKREAAKGRYLPTYLAGGIENPLGARALYLGTTEYRIHGTNQPWTIGGAVSSGCIRMRNEDVVDLYERVNVGTTVEVI encoded by the coding sequence TTGTTTTCCGTGCTCGGCGCCGCGGCCGTGTTTGCCGGCGTCACACCCGCAGTTGCTGGCGACCGTTATGCCGACAGGCCGCCGGTGATGGTGAGCCCCGACCTTTCCGCCCCCTGGGTGCTGCAACTTGGCAATGCACCCGGCATCGTGCGGCAGAACCGCCAGCAGCCGCGCCTGCGCTACGCGCAACCGGCGCAACCCGATCGCGTGCAGACGGCCGCTGTGCAGGCACCGGCCAAACGCATGGTGATGCGCCCGCAGATCAACCCGATCTACCTGCCGCAGGAAGTCGCCTATGACGGCCCGCAGAAGCCGGGGACGATCGTCATCGATACGACGCAGAATTTCCTCTTCCTGGTCGAGAAGAACGGCAAGGCACGGCGCTACGGCGTCGGCACCGGCAAGCCCGGCTTCGAATGGTCGGGCACGCACAAGATCACCAACAAGCGCGAGTGGCCGGACTGGCGTCCGCCGGCGCAGATGATCAAGCGCGAAGCCGCCAAGGGCCGTTATCTGCCGACCTATCTGGCCGGCGGTATCGAGAACCCGCTCGGCGCGCGCGCGCTCTATCTCGGCACGACCGAGTACCGCATCCACGGCACCAACCAGCCCTGGACGATCGGTGGCGCGGTGTCGTCGGGCTGTATCCGCATGCGCAACGAGGACGTGGTCGACCTCTATGAGCGGGTCAATGTCGGAACCACGGTCGAGGTGATATAG
- a CDS encoding L-lactate dehydrogenase: MSDILTIADLKDLARRRVPKMFFDYADSGAWTESTYRANEEDFQKIKFRQRVLVDMSNRSLESTMIGQKVSMPVALAPTGLTGMQHADGEMLAAQAAEEFGVPFTLSTMSICSIEDVASVTKKPFWFQLYVLRDKDFVLDLIDRAKAAKCSALVLTLDLQILGQRHKDVRNGLSAPPKMTLANIIDLASKPRWCLGIAGTKRRTFRNIVGHAKGVGDVSSLSSWTTEQFDPQLSWKDVAWIKERWGGKLILKGILDKEDALMAAKTGADAIVVSNHGGRQLDGASSSIMALEEIADAVGDRIEVHMDGGIRSGQDVLKALCLGAKGTYIGRPFLYGLGALGKEGVTKALEIIRKEMDITLALCGKRLVTDMGKDQLRR; the protein is encoded by the coding sequence ATGAGCGACATTCTCACCATCGCAGACCTCAAGGACCTCGCCCGCCGGCGCGTGCCCAAGATGTTCTTCGACTATGCCGATTCCGGCGCCTGGACCGAGAGCACCTATCGCGCCAACGAGGAAGACTTCCAGAAGATCAAGTTCCGCCAGCGTGTGCTGGTCGACATGAGCAACCGCTCGCTGGAATCGACCATGATCGGCCAGAAAGTGTCTATGCCGGTGGCGTTGGCGCCGACCGGCCTGACCGGCATGCAGCACGCCGATGGCGAGATGCTGGCGGCGCAGGCGGCCGAGGAATTCGGCGTGCCTTTCACCCTCTCGACAATGAGCATCTGCTCGATCGAGGATGTCGCCTCGGTGACGAAGAAGCCGTTCTGGTTCCAGCTCTATGTGCTGCGCGACAAGGATTTCGTGCTCGATTTGATCGACCGCGCCAAGGCGGCGAAATGCTCGGCGCTGGTGCTGACGCTCGACCTGCAGATCCTCGGCCAGCGCCACAAGGATGTCCGCAACGGGCTTTCGGCGCCGCCCAAGATGACGCTGGCCAACATCATCGACCTGGCCAGCAAGCCGCGCTGGTGCCTGGGCATAGCCGGCACCAAGCGCCGCACCTTCCGCAACATCGTCGGCCACGCCAAGGGTGTCGGCGACGTCTCTTCGCTGTCATCCTGGACGACGGAGCAGTTCGATCCGCAGCTGTCGTGGAAGGACGTCGCCTGGATCAAGGAGCGCTGGGGCGGCAAGCTGATCCTGAAAGGCATACTCGACAAGGAAGATGCGCTGATGGCGGCCAAAACCGGCGCAGACGCGATCGTGGTTTCCAACCATGGCGGGCGCCAGCTCGACGGCGCATCGTCCTCGATCATGGCGCTGGAAGAGATTGCGGATGCGGTCGGCGACAGAATAGAAGTGCACATGGATGGCGGCATCCGCTCCGGCCAGGATGTGCTGAAGGCGCTCTGCCTCGGCGCCAAGGGCACCTATATCGGCCGGCCATTTCTTTACGGACTGGGCGCGCTCGGCAAGGAAGGGGTTACCAAAGCGTTGGAAATCATCCGCAAGGAGATGGACATCACGCTGGCTCTGTGCGGAAAGCGTCTGGTCACCGACATGGGCAAGGATCAGCTCCGCCGCTAG
- a CDS encoding methylenetetrahydrofolate dehydrogenase: MSLSDDSRYLKGGPVAQRIIAAVREDAAIAKAEGFPPKLISITVGDTDAVDVYVRNQRAKAQLAGIDFEERRFPATITSGELEAAIHGLNADPRVTGIIIQRPVPAHISVKTLQAAVHPLKDVEGMHPASIGNIVYNQLDLAPCTAAASVELLRETGLDLKGLEVVIVGHSEIVGKPIAFLLMSEGATVTVCHHMTRSVAAHARRADALFVAVGKPRLIKADMVKPGAAVIDIGINSEIGPDGTSRIVGDVDTESVREVASWITPVPGGVGPITVAILLRNTMVALSRQRALYEATYGTADRLAAE, translated from the coding sequence ATGTCCCTGTCCGACGACAGCCGCTATCTCAAGGGCGGCCCGGTTGCCCAGCGCATCATCGCCGCCGTGCGCGAGGATGCGGCGATTGCCAAGGCCGAGGGTTTTCCACCCAAGCTGATCTCGATCACCGTCGGCGATACCGATGCGGTTGACGTCTATGTGCGCAACCAGCGCGCCAAGGCCCAGCTCGCCGGCATCGATTTCGAGGAGCGGCGTTTTCCCGCCACCATCACGTCAGGTGAACTGGAAGCGGCCATCCACGGACTGAACGCCGATCCGCGCGTCACCGGCATCATCATCCAGCGGCCGGTGCCGGCGCATATTTCGGTCAAGACGCTGCAGGCGGCGGTGCATCCGCTCAAGGATGTCGAAGGCATGCACCCAGCCTCGATCGGCAACATCGTCTACAACCAGCTCGATCTGGCGCCCTGCACAGCAGCTGCCTCTGTCGAACTGCTTAGGGAAACCGGACTTGACCTCAAGGGGCTGGAAGTGGTCATCGTCGGCCATTCGGAAATCGTCGGCAAGCCGATCGCCTTCCTGCTGATGAGCGAAGGCGCGACGGTGACGGTCTGCCACCACATGACGCGATCGGTCGCAGCCCATGCCCGGCGCGCCGATGCGCTGTTCGTCGCCGTCGGCAAGCCGCGGCTGATCAAGGCCGACATGGTGAAGCCGGGGGCTGCCGTCATCGACATCGGCATCAATTCGGAGATCGGGCCGGACGGGACGAGCCGCATCGTCGGCGACGTCGACACCGAAAGCGTGCGCGAGGTCGCCTCCTGGATCACGCCGGTGCCGGGCGGCGTCGGCCCGATCACGGTGGCGATCCTGCTGCGCAACACGATGGTGGCGCTCAGCCGCCAGCGCGCGCTCTATGAGGCGACCTACGGCACGGCGGACAGGCTTGCGGCGGAGTAA
- a CDS encoding FAD linked oxidase domain-containing protein encodes MTTFTPTTSDEVLSSVTWAVVEESPIEILGHGSKRGIGRPLQTEHTLDLSKLTGVTLYEPAELVLSAKAGTPLAEIEKLLAENGQQLAFEPMDYGPLLGGEPGKGTIGGVLGANLSGPRRLKAGAARDHILGINVVSGRGEAFRSGGRVVKNVTGYDMSKLMANSWGTLAVFTDVTFKVLPAAETEVTLAIRGLLDDAAANVMALALGSSAEVSSAAHLPERIAARVAGGALGSEAATLLRVEGFGPSVAYRIARLKTLLGKAGPLEEIAGEASQLIWRDVRDIRPFADGTEKPVWRVSMAPFHAHQMVLTLRMQAAVSAFYDWQGGLVWLRMEEGDPEASLLRGLLRKHGGGHATLVRAAPAHRAALPVFEPQPPALAALSQRLKQEFDPRNLLNPGRMA; translated from the coding sequence TTGACGACTTTCACCCCGACCACGTCAGACGAAGTGCTGTCCTCCGTGACCTGGGCGGTGGTGGAAGAGTCGCCGATCGAAATCCTTGGTCACGGCTCCAAGCGCGGCATTGGCCGGCCGCTGCAGACGGAGCATACGCTCGATTTGTCGAAACTCACCGGCGTCACCCTCTATGAGCCCGCCGAACTGGTGCTGTCGGCAAAGGCCGGCACGCCCTTGGCCGAGATCGAGAAGCTGCTGGCGGAAAACGGCCAGCAACTGGCCTTCGAGCCGATGGATTACGGCCCGTTGCTCGGCGGCGAGCCCGGCAAGGGCACGATCGGCGGCGTGCTTGGCGCGAACCTGTCGGGTCCGCGCCGGCTGAAGGCGGGGGCGGCGCGCGATCATATCCTCGGCATTAACGTCGTGTCGGGCCGTGGCGAAGCCTTCAGGTCGGGCGGCCGCGTGGTCAAGAACGTCACCGGCTATGACATGTCGAAGCTGATGGCCAACAGCTGGGGCACGCTGGCCGTGTTCACCGACGTCACCTTCAAGGTGCTGCCGGCTGCCGAGACTGAAGTCACGCTCGCCATCCGTGGTCTGCTCGACGATGCCGCGGCAAACGTCATGGCCCTGGCGCTCGGCTCCAGTGCGGAAGTGTCGAGTGCCGCCCATCTGCCCGAGCGCATTGCCGCGCGTGTCGCCGGCGGCGCGCTAGGCAGTGAGGCCGCAACGCTGCTGCGCGTCGAAGGTTTTGGCCCGTCCGTCGCCTACCGCATCGCCCGGCTGAAGACACTGCTCGGCAAGGCCGGGCCGCTGGAGGAGATTGCCGGCGAGGCTTCGCAGCTGATCTGGCGCGATGTGCGCGATATCAGGCCTTTCGCCGACGGCACCGAGAAACCGGTCTGGCGCGTGTCGATGGCACCCTTTCACGCGCATCAGATGGTTCTGACCTTGCGCATGCAAGCGGCCGTCAGTGCCTTCTACGACTGGCAGGGCGGGCTGGTGTGGCTGCGCATGGAAGAGGGCGACCCTGAAGCTTCTTTGCTGCGCGGCCTGTTGCGCAAACATGGCGGCGGGCATGCGACGCTGGTGCGCGCCGCCCCCGCCCATCGCGCCGCTTTGCCTGTCTTCGAGCCGCAGCCGCCGGCGTTGGCCGCGCTCAGCCAGCGGCTGAAGCAGGAATTCGACCCGAGGAACCTCCTCAATCCCGGCCGCATGGCCTAG
- a CDS encoding glycolate oxidase subunit GlcD has protein sequence MSGLAMPKPDDATLRRRDEIVADMRIIVPGEGVVDAANAMRAFESDGLTAYRQLPLVVVLPETVAQVSRVLKYCNDRNIRVVPRGSGTSLSGGALPLEDAVLLVMSRFNRILTIDFPNRIVVAQPGVTNLGITIAVEQEGFYYAPDPSSQIACSIGGNVAENSGGVHCLKYGLTANNVLGIEMVLMNGEVVRLGGSHLDAEGYDLLGVMTGSEGLLGVVTEVTVRILKKPETARALLIGFPTSEQGGQCVADIIGAGIIPGGMEMMDRPAIHAAEDFVHAGYPLDVEALLIVELDGPGVEVDHLITAVEAIAIRNGSTTCRISQSEQERLSFWAGRKAAFPAVGRISPDYYCMDGTIPRKELPRVLAGMRELSQKYGLGVANVFHAGDGNLHPLILYDANVPGELDKAESFGADILRLCVKVGGVLTGEHGVGVEKRDLMPEMFNQVDLDQQMRVKCAFDPNHLLNPGKVFPQLRRCAELGRMHVHRGQVAFPEIPRF, from the coding sequence ATGTCCGGCCTGGCCATGCCGAAACCTGACGACGCCACGCTGCGCCGGCGCGACGAGATCGTCGCCGACATGCGCATCATCGTGCCGGGCGAGGGCGTGGTCGACGCGGCCAATGCCATGCGCGCCTTCGAGAGCGATGGCCTGACCGCCTATCGGCAATTGCCTCTGGTCGTCGTTCTGCCCGAGACGGTGGCGCAGGTCTCCCGCGTGCTGAAATACTGCAACGACCGTAACATCCGCGTCGTGCCGCGCGGCTCCGGCACCTCGCTGTCCGGCGGTGCGCTGCCGCTGGAAGATGCGGTGCTGCTGGTCATGAGCCGTTTCAACCGTATTCTTACGATCGATTTCCCCAATCGTATCGTCGTCGCTCAGCCGGGCGTCACCAATCTCGGCATCACCATCGCCGTCGAGCAGGAGGGCTTCTACTACGCCCCCGATCCATCCTCCCAGATCGCCTGCTCGATCGGCGGCAACGTCGCGGAGAATTCCGGCGGCGTGCACTGCCTGAAATACGGCCTCACCGCCAACAATGTGCTCGGCATCGAGATGGTGCTGATGAACGGCGAGGTGGTGCGGCTAGGCGGCAGCCATCTCGACGCCGAAGGCTACGACCTGCTTGGCGTCATGACCGGTTCGGAAGGCCTGCTCGGCGTCGTCACCGAAGTCACGGTCCGCATATTGAAGAAACCGGAGACGGCGCGCGCGCTGCTGATCGGCTTTCCGACCAGCGAACAGGGCGGCCAGTGCGTCGCCGACATCATCGGCGCCGGCATCATTCCGGGCGGCATGGAGATGATGGACCGGCCGGCGATCCACGCGGCGGAGGATTTCGTCCATGCCGGCTATCCGCTCGATGTCGAGGCGCTGCTGATCGTCGAGCTCGACGGACCGGGTGTCGAGGTCGATCATCTCATCACCGCGGTCGAGGCGATCGCCATCCGCAACGGTTCGACCACCTGCCGCATCTCGCAGTCCGAGCAGGAGCGGCTGAGCTTCTGGGCCGGGCGCAAGGCGGCATTTCCCGCGGTCGGCCGCATCTCGCCCGACTATTACTGCATGGACGGCACCATTCCGCGCAAGGAACTGCCGCGTGTGCTCGCCGGCATGCGCGAACTGTCGCAGAAATACGGTCTCGGCGTCGCCAATGTGTTTCACGCCGGCGATGGCAATCTACATCCGCTGATCCTCTACGATGCCAATGTTCCCGGCGAACTCGACAAGGCCGAAAGTTTTGGCGCCGACATATTGCGGCTCTGCGTCAAGGTCGGCGGCGTGCTCACCGGCGAACACGGCGTGGGCGTCGAGAAGCGCGACCTGATGCCGGAAATGTTCAACCAGGTCGATCTCGACCAGCAGATGCGCGTCAAATGCGCCTTCGATCCCAACCATCTGCTCAACCCGGGAAAAGTCTTCCCGCAACTGCGCCGCTGCGCGGAGCTTGGGCGCATGCATGTGCACCGGGGACAGGTTGCGTTCCCGGAGATTCCGAGGTTTTGA
- a CDS encoding uncharacterized membrane-anchored protein, with protein MSDDPSNLEFQPRAKGSVMGFPAHEGRPGALGEVHARPHPLIEKPRVLVQLAFMTEGGSGVDHAVLSELSRRLGIAAPDRQARHHAMKWGKGSLRWERHTEFSTYLWEGPLSEGGRAQEDTPFGNGFSPPGTVISGIRLEIRKWTQASERLIAAFDPTSLCYSLVERGNAAIVTDFRQDGDGMTRILVLDRGLTPARTGALSQRLIDIETYRTLAMLGLPLALTLSGRARRIEDRLAQTTLEMKVAETRDSQTLLADLTELAAELEADAASSLYRFGASRAYDGIVVERLEALEEEAVPGYDTWGGFLQRRVAPAMRTCRSVEERQANLSRKLTRATTLLRTWVDVEVEKQNRDLLASMNNRARLQLRLQQTVEGLSVAAVSYYVVGLIGYVAKGASIFGHAFAPEVVTAASVPVAILLVWWGVRRVRQMHSEPAKHPGE; from the coding sequence GTGTCAGACGACCCGTCCAATCTCGAGTTCCAGCCGCGCGCCAAGGGCAGCGTCATGGGTTTCCCCGCGCATGAAGGCCGGCCCGGCGCGCTGGGCGAGGTCCATGCCCGGCCGCATCCGCTGATCGAAAAGCCGCGCGTCCTGGTGCAACTCGCCTTCATGACCGAGGGTGGTTCCGGCGTCGATCATGCCGTGCTTTCCGAACTGTCGCGGCGCCTCGGCATCGCCGCGCCCGACCGCCAGGCCCGCCATCATGCCATGAAATGGGGCAAGGGCTCGCTGCGCTGGGAGCGGCACACGGAATTCTCGACCTATCTGTGGGAAGGCCCGCTTTCCGAAGGTGGCAGGGCGCAGGAGGATACACCCTTCGGCAACGGCTTTTCGCCGCCGGGCACCGTCATTTCCGGCATCCGGCTCGAAATCCGCAAATGGACGCAGGCGAGCGAGCGGCTGATCGCCGCTTTCGACCCGACCAGCCTGTGCTACTCGCTGGTCGAGCGCGGCAATGCGGCCATCGTCACCGATTTTCGCCAGGATGGCGACGGTATGACCCGCATCCTGGTGCTCGATCGCGGCCTGACGCCGGCGCGCACCGGGGCACTGTCGCAGCGGCTGATCGACATCGAAACCTACCGGACGCTCGCCATGCTCGGCCTGCCTTTGGCGCTGACCTTGTCGGGCCGCGCCCGCCGCATCGAGGACAGGCTGGCCCAGACCACGTTGGAAATGAAGGTCGCCGAGACCCGCGACAGCCAGACGCTGCTAGCCGACCTGACCGAGCTTGCCGCCGAACTGGAAGCCGACGCTGCCTCCAGCCTGTACCGCTTCGGCGCCAGCCGCGCCTATGACGGCATCGTCGTCGAGCGGCTGGAAGCGCTGGAGGAAGAGGCCGTGCCCGGCTACGACACCTGGGGCGGGTTTTTGCAGCGCCGCGTCGCACCCGCCATGCGCACCTGCCGCTCGGTCGAAGAGCGCCAGGCCAACCTGTCGCGCAAACTGACCCGCGCCACGACGCTGCTGCGCACCTGGGTCGATGTCGAGGTCGAGAAGCAGAACCGCGACCTGCTCGCCTCGATGAACAACCGCGCCCGCCTGCAACTGCGTCTGCAGCAGACCGTCGAGGGCCTCTCGGTCGCCGCCGTCTCCTACTACGTCGTCGGCCTCATCGGCTATGTCGCCAAGGGCGCCTCGATCTTCGGCCATGCTTTCGCACCCGAGGTGGTCACCGCCGCCTCGGTGCCGGTCGCCATCCTGCTGGTCTGGTGGGGCGTGCGCCGCGTGCGGCAGATGCATTCCGAACCGGCGAAGCACCCGGGCGAATAG
- a CDS encoding transcriptional regulator → MQQIESLILEGVLRTGDRLPGERELARQFDVSRPILRDALKALEGRGLLTTKAGGGTHVADIIGQLFTKPVADLISMHRKAVTDYLEYRREIEGIAAEYAARRATPEDLALLDRIMARMDEAHRTGDFDDEAEIDVEFHQAICECAHNILLLHTLRSCYRLLSEGVFQNRLLVFTVPGAREALLAQHKAIHAAVKAGDPAGARQAAMDHMIYVERSMAEAERSGDWQRVSRLRLRQRSEAADTEPARRRS, encoded by the coding sequence GTGCAGCAGATCGAGAGCCTCATCCTCGAAGGCGTGTTGCGCACCGGCGACCGCTTGCCGGGGGAGCGCGAACTGGCACGCCAGTTCGACGTGTCGCGGCCGATCTTGCGCGACGCGCTGAAGGCGCTGGAAGGACGCGGGCTGCTGACGACCAAGGCCGGCGGCGGTACCCATGTCGCCGACATTATCGGCCAGCTGTTCACCAAGCCGGTGGCGGACCTGATTTCGATGCATCGCAAGGCGGTGACCGACTATCTTGAATACCGCCGCGAGATCGAAGGCATAGCCGCCGAATATGCGGCGCGGCGCGCCACCCCGGAGGATCTGGCGCTGCTCGACCGCATCATGGCCCGCATGGACGAGGCGCACCGCACCGGCGACTTCGACGATGAAGCCGAGATTGACGTCGAGTTCCATCAAGCGATCTGCGAATGCGCGCACAACATCCTGCTCTTGCACACGCTGCGCTCCTGCTACCGGCTTTTGTCGGAAGGCGTCTTCCAGAACCGGCTCCTGGTGTTCACCGTGCCCGGCGCGCGCGAGGCGCTGCTGGCGCAGCACAAGGCAATCCACGCCGCGGTCAAAGCCGGCGATCCGGCCGGCGCCCGGCAAGCGGCGATGGACCATATGATTTATGTCGAGCGGTCGATGGCCGAAGCCGAGCGCAGCGGCGACTGGCAACGTGTGTCGCGGCTGAGGCTGCGGCAACGTTCGGAAGCCGCCGATACCGAACCGGCACGCAGACGCTCCTAA